The Pseudobacteroides sp. genome has a segment encoding these proteins:
- a CDS encoding spore coat associated protein CotJA — MNTMNNNNLNNPNAIYPVSEEMPKLAHAYVPFQYMNCLYTPEVGLKRGTIFPELDRPYGVDPEYTVDA; from the coding sequence ATGAACACGATGAATAATAACAATTTGAACAACCCAAACGCCATCTATCCTGTTTCGGAGGAAATGCCGAAGCTTGCTCATGCTTATGTTCCTTTTCAGTACATGAATTGCTTGTACACGCCTGAAGTAGGATTAAAAAGGGGAACCATTTTTCCTGAGCTCGATAGACCTTATGGGGTAGACCCTGAATATACGGTTGATGCTTGA